A window of Pseudocalidococcus azoricus BACA0444 contains these coding sequences:
- a CDS encoding class I SAM-dependent methyltransferase, with the protein MKQVIKNWYFNNDRIEMLAFIPAYSKKILDIGCANGGFASLVKDKFGVEAWGIEINPEAARVASQRLDKVILKDISDALNGLPEKYFDCIIFNDVLEHLIDPYTVLKKVKKNLSDQGVVIASLPNIRHAPVLYELLVKGNWDYQDYGVLDRTHLRFFTRKSIIKMFEEQGYTILKMDGINRSESIHGKLISKLLLGPFYDMKYIQFACLVKPNYS; encoded by the coding sequence ATGAAACAAGTCATTAAAAATTGGTATTTTAATAACGATAGAATTGAAATGTTGGCTTTTATTCCAGCTTATTCAAAGAAAATTTTAGATATTGGTTGTGCTAATGGCGGCTTTGCAAGTCTTGTTAAGGATAAATTTGGAGTTGAGGCGTGGGGAATCGAAATTAATCCTGAAGCTGCTCGAGTTGCTAGTCAACGCCTTGATAAAGTTATTCTTAAGGATATATCAGATGCTCTTAATGGCCTTCCTGAAAAATATTTTGATTGCATAATATTTAATGACGTGCTCGAACATCTTATTGATCCGTATACTGTTCTAAAAAAAGTCAAGAAAAATTTAAGCGACCAAGGTGTCGTGATAGCCTCACTGCCTAACATTCGACACGCTCCAGTTCTATATGAGCTTCTTGTAAAGGGTAATTGGGATTATCAAGATTATGGTGTCCTTGATAGAACTCATCTTCGTTTCTTTACAAGGAAAAGTATTATAAAGATGTTTGAAGAACAAGGATATACCATATTGAAAATGGATGGAATTAATCGTTCAGAATCCATACATGGAAAGCTTATTTCTAAGCTACTTTTAGGCCCTTTCTATGATATGAAATATATTCAGTTTGCTTGTCTAGTTAAGCCGAATTATAGCTAA
- a CDS encoding glycosyltransferase WbsX family protein encodes MAKIIALYFPQLHAIPENDKWWGEGFTDWVNVRRANPLFPEHYQPRIPASENYYDQSKEEVIKDQVSLAKQYGIYGFCHYHYWFNGKQLLEKPTNILLENKDIDIKFCLAWANETWSRRWDGQDHDILQLQTHPAEISSWSLHFDYLIKAWTDKRAITIDGKPIFLIYRPQKIQKIGEMFNYWRLRAKEFGLNDIFFIAMNQYQLPDFSILQHFNGIMLFQPFYTAYNFRKNSMPHILAKVKNKIKNAYNYIPSYIKNNLSNLKSKNKSFLTFYDYDVVWQQIIRQEIDAQLPLFEGAFVDWDNTARYRERATIFRDANPYKFETYMKQLIAKVSKKKLNEQFIFINAWNEWAESAYLEPDSRFGLQYLDALKSAISVYEQISE; translated from the coding sequence ATGGCAAAAATAATTGCTCTTTATTTCCCTCAGCTTCATGCAATTCCAGAGAATGATAAGTGGTGGGGCGAAGGTTTCACAGATTGGGTCAATGTGCGGAGAGCAAATCCTCTTTTTCCAGAACATTATCAACCACGTATTCCTGCAAGTGAGAATTATTATGATCAATCTAAAGAAGAAGTAATTAAAGATCAAGTCAGTTTAGCGAAGCAGTACGGGATATATGGTTTTTGTCACTATCACTACTGGTTTAATGGTAAACAGTTACTAGAAAAACCAACTAATATTTTACTTGAGAATAAAGATATAGATATAAAATTTTGCCTTGCCTGGGCTAATGAAACTTGGTCAAGAAGATGGGATGGACAAGATCACGATATTTTGCAATTGCAAACTCACCCTGCTGAAATTAGTAGCTGGTCATTGCATTTTGATTACCTAATCAAGGCATGGACAGACAAGAGAGCTATAACTATAGATGGAAAGCCAATTTTTCTAATTTATCGACCTCAGAAAATTCAGAAAATTGGTGAAATGTTTAATTACTGGAGATTAAGAGCAAAAGAATTTGGGTTAAATGATATATTTTTTATTGCCATGAATCAATACCAACTACCTGACTTTAGTATTCTTCAACATTTCAACGGAATTATGCTCTTTCAGCCATTTTATACTGCATACAATTTCAGAAAAAATTCCATGCCGCACATTCTTGCAAAAGTTAAAAATAAAATCAAAAATGCCTATAATTATATACCAAGTTATATAAAGAATAATTTATCTAATTTAAAAAGTAAAAATAAGTCTTTTTTGACTTTTTATGATTATGATGTTGTTTGGCAGCAGATCATACGTCAAGAAATAGATGCTCAATTACCTTTGTTTGAGGGTGCATTTGTTGATTGGGATAACACTGCAAGGTATCGAGAAAGGGCAACTATATTTCGAGATGCTAACCCGTATAAATTTGAGACGTATATGAAACAGTTAATTGCCAAGGTTTCCAAAAAAAAATTAAACGAGCAGTTTATTTTTATTAATGCTTGGAATGAATGGGCAGAATCTGCTTATCTTGAGCCAGATTCAAGGTTTGGACTTCAGTATCTAGATGCATTAAAAAGTGCTATATCAGTATATGAGCAAATTTCAGAATAA
- a CDS encoding glycosyltransferase family 2 protein, which yields MSKFQNKVEILLPVYNGSSFVESQVLSLLDQSLTNYLVRIIDDCSDDHSTQIINKIISSYPQHISLYIQWINVGVLESINALFSGAKSKYIFFSDQDDVWLSHKMEISLKKMQEMEAIYGSYTPILVHTDLTVVDQDLNLLHPSFRHYQNLDPNPPKLLPRLLVQNFVTGCTVLINKPLKDLVSPIPPEAIMHDWWIALTAATFGKIAYISEPTVLYRQHQKNNVGARQWGLNYILSRLRNLEKVRIDIQKTIIQAKKFRETFQDHLLPEQLKIIDTYINLPNQAWSTRKYQMIKYGFYQPTRLKNLGFFLLI from the coding sequence ATGAGCAAATTTCAGAATAAGGTAGAAATACTTCTTCCAGTCTATAATGGTTCGAGTTTTGTTGAGTCTCAAGTTCTATCTCTTCTTGATCAGTCATTAACTAACTATCTTGTCAGAATAATTGATGATTGCTCTGATGATCATTCAACCCAAATAATTAATAAAATTATAAGTAGTTATCCTCAACATATATCGCTTTACATTCAATGGATTAATGTTGGAGTTTTGGAAAGTATAAATGCTCTTTTTTCTGGTGCGAAGTCAAAATACATCTTTTTTTCTGATCAAGATGATGTTTGGCTTTCACACAAGATGGAGATTAGTCTAAAAAAAATGCAAGAAATGGAAGCTATATATGGTAGCTACACTCCTATTCTTGTCCATACTGATCTTACCGTTGTTGATCAAGACCTTAACCTGCTCCATCCATCCTTTCGACATTACCAAAACCTCGATCCTAATCCCCCTAAACTACTACCTAGATTACTCGTGCAAAACTTTGTCACAGGCTGCACAGTGCTCATCAACAAACCTCTCAAAGACCTAGTAAGCCCTATTCCCCCAGAAGCTATCATGCATGATTGGTGGATTGCCCTGACCGCCGCTACTTTTGGCAAAATTGCCTACATTTCCGAACCTACTGTGCTTTATCGTCAACATCAAAAAAACAATGTTGGTGCTAGACAATGGGGGCTTAACTATATCCTTTCGCGTCTCCGTAACCTAGAAAAAGTTAGAATTGATATTCAAAAAACTATTATTCAAGCTAAAAAATTTCGTGAAACCTTTCAAGATCATCTCTTACCTGAGCAACTTAAGATTATTGATACTTATATCAATCTTCCCAACCAGGCCTGGTCTACTAGAAAGTACCAAATGATTAAGTATGGGTTTTATCAACCCACAAGATTGAAAAATCTAGGTTTTTTCCTTTTAATTTAA
- a CDS encoding ABC transporter permease — MSRYFRLIFLFWTTATAAEMEYRFNFFIAALSSLGNLVGGIFGLFLFYRDGHTFPGWSWAEALIVLGVFTILQGISATFLVPNLNRIVRQVQEGTLDFVLLKPISSQFWLSAYSVSLWGIPDVIFGGLIILYGGQRLGLSWQSYLAGLGPLGLGVISFYSLWFMLGATSIWFVKIYNVTEVLRGLVEAGRYPMVAYPAAYRFFFTFIVPVAFLTTVPAEVILGRGQLPWILGAVGLAGGLLYASNRFWRFALRFYTSASA; from the coding sequence TTGTCTCGATATTTTCGGTTGATTTTTCTGTTTTGGACGACTGCCACCGCAGCGGAAATGGAATATCGGTTTAACTTTTTTATTGCCGCCCTCAGTAGCCTAGGCAATTTAGTCGGGGGAATTTTTGGCCTATTTTTGTTTTACCGTGATGGGCATACTTTTCCGGGGTGGTCTTGGGCTGAAGCCCTGATTGTCTTGGGAGTTTTCACGATTTTGCAGGGGATATCCGCCACTTTTTTAGTTCCCAACTTGAACCGAATTGTTCGGCAAGTTCAGGAAGGGACATTGGATTTTGTTTTGCTCAAACCCATTAGCAGCCAGTTTTGGTTATCCGCCTACAGTGTCTCCCTTTGGGGCATTCCTGATGTGATCTTTGGTGGTTTAATTATTCTCTATGGGGGACAGCGTTTAGGACTCAGTTGGCAAAGTTACCTGGCTGGCCTGGGGCCGTTGGGCTTGGGTGTCATTAGCTTTTACAGTCTTTGGTTTATGTTGGGGGCGACCAGTATTTGGTTTGTAAAAATTTATAATGTGACAGAGGTGTTGCGGGGGCTGGTGGAAGCGGGACGCTATCCAATGGTGGCTTATCCAGCGGCCTATCGCTTTTTCTTTACCTTTATTGTTCCAGTTGCCTTCTTAACCACAGTCCCAGCAGAGGTCATTTTGGGGCGGGGACAACTGCCGTGGATTCTCGGTGCAGTCGGGTTGGCGGGGGGATTACTGTATGCCTCAAATCGGTTTTGGCGGTTTGCACTCCGGTTTTATACCAGTGCTTCGGCTTAG
- a CDS encoding UDP-N-acetylmuramoyl-L-alanyl-D-glutamate--2,6-diaminopimelate ligase, whose translation MRLRELLVAAHVPCSSESPALEDEVTQLSTNSWDCRSGTLFIGMPGTRVDGGNFWPSAVAAGAIAAVVSPQAKLPDPNNPALVIPVDQIEQACGQLATAFYNYPAQKLSLVGVTGTNGKTTTTHLIEYLVNEAHQAPALFGTLYSRWPGHEVIATHTTPFAVTLQGQLAAAVQAGAKVGIMEVSSHSLAQGRTWGCEFTAAVFTNLTQDHLDYHKDLEDYFAAKALLFEENYLKGRAIINGDDPYGQRLLSQFGPDQAWSYRTKGEADLWATDLQYRADGVSGIIHTPKGTGAFNSPLVGQFNVENLLAAIGVGLHLGLDLTAMLASLPQFPGVPGRMQQVKVSPAQDISVIVDYAHTPDSLENLLKAARPFIPGQMICVFGCGGDRDRSKRPQMGKIAADLADHVVVTSDNPRTEDPQGILEDILAGIEPTINPLVEADRHQAILDAILQAQPGDGVVIAGKGHEDYQILGTEKVHFDDREEATAALKQRLDLE comes from the coding sequence ATGCGTTTACGAGAGCTTTTAGTTGCGGCTCATGTCCCCTGCTCGAGTGAATCTCCTGCCCTAGAGGATGAAGTCACCCAATTAAGTACAAATTCTTGGGATTGCCGCTCGGGAACTTTATTTATTGGGATGCCGGGAACCCGGGTAGATGGGGGGAATTTTTGGCCAAGTGCCGTTGCTGCTGGAGCCATTGCCGCGGTTGTCTCTCCCCAGGCCAAGCTACCCGACCCCAACAATCCGGCCCTCGTGATCCCTGTAGATCAGATTGAGCAGGCCTGTGGACAACTGGCAACCGCCTTTTACAACTATCCCGCCCAAAAACTTTCCCTTGTGGGTGTGACCGGCACCAATGGCAAAACGACCACCACTCATTTGATTGAATATCTGGTTAATGAAGCTCACCAGGCCCCGGCTCTCTTTGGCACCCTCTATAGTCGCTGGCCAGGCCATGAAGTGATTGCGACCCATACCACTCCCTTTGCTGTGACTCTTCAAGGGCAATTAGCCGCGGCAGTCCAGGCCGGGGCCAAGGTGGGGATTATGGAGGTGAGTTCCCATTCCTTAGCTCAAGGACGAACCTGGGGCTGTGAATTTACGGCGGCGGTGTTTACCAATCTCACCCAAGACCATTTGGACTACCACAAGGACTTAGAGGATTATTTTGCGGCCAAGGCTCTATTGTTTGAGGAGAACTATCTCAAAGGGCGCGCAATCATTAACGGCGATGATCCCTACGGACAACGGTTACTCAGCCAGTTTGGCCCAGACCAGGCCTGGAGTTACCGGACTAAAGGAGAAGCTGACCTCTGGGCGACAGATTTACAGTATCGGGCCGATGGCGTTTCTGGCATCATTCACACCCCCAAAGGAACAGGAGCCTTTAACTCACCCTTGGTGGGCCAATTTAATGTCGAAAACCTACTGGCGGCGATTGGGGTTGGCTTACATCTGGGCCTGGATTTAACGGCAATGTTGGCCAGCTTGCCCCAGTTCCCTGGAGTTCCCGGCCGGATGCAGCAGGTTAAGGTTAGCCCGGCGCAAGATATTAGCGTGATTGTCGATTATGCCCACACACCGGATAGTTTAGAGAACCTGCTCAAAGCCGCTCGGCCATTTATTCCCGGCCAGATGATCTGTGTCTTTGGCTGTGGTGGCGATCGGGATCGCAGCAAACGTCCGCAAATGGGAAAAATCGCCGCTGATTTAGCCGATCACGTAGTCGTCACTTCGGATAATCCCCGCACCGAAGACCCCCAAGGCATCCTCGAGGATATTTTGGCTGGAATTGAGCCAACCATTAATCCCCTTGTGGAGGCTGACCGTCACCAGGCCATTCTCGACGCGATTCTCCAGGCCCAACCCGGAGATGGAGTTGTGATTGCGGGTAAAGGTCATGAGGACTATCAAATTCTCGGCACCGAAAAGGTTCATTTTGATGACCGGGAAGAAGCCACCGCCGCCTTAAAACAACGCCTGGACCTGGAGTAA
- the mnmA gene encoding tRNA 2-thiouridine(34) synthase MnmA, with translation MTTPIVVGLSGGVDSSVAIASLHQQGYPVIGVTLWLMKGKGQCCSEGMVDAARLCEELGVPYQVVDSREVFQTQIIDYLVAGYSAGITPLPCSQCNRMVKFGPLLAYAQASLGANHIATGHYARIRYNSTTERYELWRAVDRKKDQSYFLYDLTQDHLAHTLFPLGEQTKAETRAMASQFNLHTASKPESQDLCLVEAHGSMREFLAQYIPPQSGEIVDQSGQVLGYHEGIHNYTIGQRKGIGIAAAEPLYVLALDTTRNQVIVGPRTQAEQGECNVQRLNWVSIPPVDHPLDVTVQIRYQSQPTPATLIPDPDNPITQAKLVFAEPQFGVTPGQAAVWYDGERLLGGGIIE, from the coding sequence CTGACAACGCCGATTGTGGTCGGTTTGTCCGGGGGGGTAGATAGTTCTGTGGCCATTGCCAGTCTGCATCAACAGGGCTATCCGGTGATTGGGGTGACGCTTTGGCTGATGAAAGGGAAAGGGCAATGTTGCTCGGAAGGGATGGTGGATGCGGCCCGCCTCTGTGAAGAATTGGGTGTTCCCTACCAGGTTGTGGATAGCCGCGAGGTTTTCCAGACCCAGATAATTGACTACCTAGTGGCGGGTTACAGTGCCGGAATTACCCCCTTACCCTGTTCCCAGTGCAATCGGATGGTTAAGTTTGGCCCCCTCTTAGCCTATGCCCAAGCCTCCTTAGGAGCAAATCATATCGCCACGGGTCACTATGCCCGGATTCGCTACAACTCGACCACAGAACGCTATGAACTCTGGCGGGCAGTGGATCGGAAAAAAGATCAATCCTATTTTCTCTATGATTTAACCCAAGATCACTTGGCCCATACACTCTTTCCGCTGGGGGAACAAACCAAAGCCGAGACGCGGGCCATGGCCAGCCAGTTTAATTTGCACACGGCCAGCAAGCCAGAAAGCCAAGATCTCTGCCTGGTAGAAGCCCACGGTTCGATGCGGGAATTTCTGGCCCAATATATTCCCCCCCAGTCTGGCGAAATTGTCGATCAATCCGGGCAGGTCTTGGGCTACCACGAAGGCATCCATAACTACACCATTGGCCAACGCAAAGGGATTGGGATTGCCGCCGCTGAACCCTTATATGTTCTGGCTCTCGATACCACCCGCAATCAAGTCATTGTTGGCCCCCGTACCCAGGCCGAGCAGGGAGAATGCAACGTTCAACGCCTGAACTGGGTCAGTATTCCGCCAGTAGATCATCCCCTCGATGTGACTGTGCAAATTCGCTACCAAAGCCAGCCCACCCCCGCCACCCTGATTCCCGATCCCGACAACCCCATAACCCAGGCCAAGCTTGTCTTTGCCGAACCTCAATTTGGGGTCACGCCCGGCCAGGCTGCGGTGTGGTATGACGGGGAGCGTTTGCTGGGCGGGGGAATTATTGAGTAA
- a CDS encoding DMT family transporter: MQPRAMTSPGLVSRLILISPFFFWGTAMVAMKQVLPQTSPFFVAAVRLIPAGILVLLTAWLLRRKHPQGLRAWAWIGLFALVDGSLFQGFLAAGLERTGAGLGSVMIDSQPLAVALLAAWLYREKIGFWGWLGLLIGISGISLIGIPQAWWFDLMHGQVANLSLSWAGLGARGEFWMLLAALSMAVGTVMMGKVKEYADPIMATGWHMILGGLPLLGLGLWGDTLPWVNLTGLDWLNLGYATLFGSALSYGLFFYFASQGNLTSLSSLTFLTPVFALSFGQLILQETLTSFQLWGVGLTLVSIYLVNQRQHLAQLFHERARLYGQRSLGPGLISPAKIPVPQLIRQSLPKDS; this comes from the coding sequence GTGCAGCCGAGAGCTATGACCAGCCCAGGCCTGGTTTCACGGTTAATTTTAATCTCCCCCTTCTTCTTTTGGGGTACGGCGATGGTGGCGATGAAGCAGGTGCTCCCCCAGACCAGTCCCTTTTTTGTCGCGGCGGTGCGGTTAATTCCAGCGGGAATTTTAGTGCTGCTCACGGCTTGGCTGCTTCGGCGTAAACACCCCCAAGGATTGCGGGCCTGGGCCTGGATTGGTCTATTTGCTCTGGTAGATGGCAGCCTATTTCAAGGTTTTTTAGCCGCCGGCCTGGAGCGGACAGGGGCCGGTTTAGGTTCGGTCATGATTGACTCCCAACCCTTAGCCGTGGCCTTGTTGGCAGCCTGGCTTTATCGGGAAAAAATTGGCTTTTGGGGTTGGCTGGGTTTATTGATTGGCATTAGCGGCATTAGTTTAATTGGCATTCCCCAGGCCTGGTGGTTTGATCTCATGCATGGACAGGTGGCCAATCTCAGCCTCAGTTGGGCGGGCCTGGGGGCGCGGGGCGAATTTTGGATGTTGCTAGCGGCCTTGTCCATGGCGGTGGGTACGGTGATGATGGGCAAGGTGAAAGAATATGCGGATCCAATTATGGCGACGGGCTGGCACATGATCTTGGGGGGACTCCCCTTACTGGGCCTGGGGCTTTGGGGAGATACTCTGCCCTGGGTTAACTTAACGGGCCTGGATTGGCTGAATTTGGGCTATGCTACCCTGTTTGGGAGTGCCTTGTCCTATGGCTTATTTTTTTACTTTGCATCTCAAGGCAACTTAACCAGTCTCAGTTCCTTAACCTTCCTCACCCCTGTCTTTGCCCTCAGCTTTGGTCAACTCATTTTGCAAGAGACCCTCACCTCCTTCCAACTCTGGGGGGTGGGATTAACCTTGGTCAGTATTTATTTAGTCAATCAACGCCAACACCTGGCCCAACTCTTCCACGAGCGAGCAAGGCTCTACGGTCAACGCTCTCTGGGGCCAGGTCTGATTTCCCCAGCCAAAATCCCTGTTCCACAACTTATTCGCCAATCTCTTCCTAAAGATTCTTAA
- a CDS encoding right-handed parallel beta-helix repeat-containing protein, producing MAKVKGGLGWLGPLLLGLCLWAWGSSVGLTQESAVIFHIDPDSDLQAQFNQAATIQHQGQSVQLRFAPGIYRQTATFQSQPNPTFKHLPPVILRAEKLGTVIFTGADLWDSWQPTPSPGIYQHPWPVQWGFSGNPWASYDIDLPLLMQRGELAWVNEHRLQPVLTYPELQPGTFQVDDEQGNIYLAPPADLDWPSARVKISTRRNGLTLDQAENITLQNLIFEKYGGTFTGALTIGRSRNITVDHCQFYDNNWTGLNINESQGMTITNVISADNGMRGLGGAFISDLTIKNVESRGNNWRGHLTGYYDWDAGEKYFYLRRATFTNYRAIDNYAAGLWLDSDYQNIIVDHSQFRGNAVTGLFIEAGPGPITIKNSIITQNYSIAPNYLQTPGLFGWAAENVTLENNIIAGNLGAQIGVRDLYVRNIEIPEEQKTVTFVSRNWRLQNNWLMATQAQESLISTLNAEPFLTTIQSDGNHWFSYEEKSFRIQGQALTFPEWQDQTQQDQKSRFFSLDGPG from the coding sequence GTGGCCAAGGTCAAAGGCGGATTGGGGTGGCTGGGGCCATTGCTGCTGGGGCTATGCCTTTGGGCCTGGGGTAGTTCTGTGGGGTTAACTCAAGAGTCGGCGGTGATTTTCCATATTGATCCCGATAGCGACCTCCAGGCCCAGTTCAACCAAGCCGCCACTATCCAACATCAGGGGCAGTCTGTCCAACTCCGATTTGCTCCGGGCATTTATCGCCAAACAGCCACCTTCCAATCTCAACCCAATCCGACCTTCAAACATCTCCCTCCAGTCATCCTCAGGGCCGAAAAACTAGGCACAGTGATTTTTACCGGGGCAGATCTCTGGGACAGTTGGCAACCCACTCCATCACCGGGAATTTATCAACATCCTTGGCCGGTTCAGTGGGGCTTTTCTGGGAACCCTTGGGCCAGTTACGACATTGATTTACCCCTCCTGATGCAACGGGGAGAACTGGCCTGGGTCAATGAACACCGCCTCCAGCCTGTCTTAACCTACCCGGAACTTCAACCCGGAACCTTTCAAGTTGATGATGAGCAGGGAAATATTTATCTTGCTCCACCCGCTGATTTAGATTGGCCATCGGCCAGGGTGAAAATTAGTACCCGCCGCAATGGATTAACTCTGGATCAGGCCGAAAACATCACCCTGCAAAATTTGATCTTTGAAAAGTATGGCGGCACATTTACGGGGGCCTTAACCATTGGTCGGTCTCGAAACATTACGGTTGATCACTGTCAGTTTTATGACAATAACTGGACGGGCTTAAATATTAATGAATCGCAAGGGATGACCATAACCAATGTGATCAGTGCCGATAATGGGATGCGGGGCCTGGGTGGGGCATTTATTTCCGACTTAACCATTAAGAATGTGGAATCGCGGGGCAATAACTGGCGGGGCCATCTGACGGGCTATTACGATTGGGATGCGGGGGAAAAATATTTTTATCTGAGACGGGCAACCTTTACTAACTATCGAGCCATTGATAACTATGCCGCTGGCCTGTGGTTGGACAGTGATTACCAAAATATTATTGTGGATCACTCTCAATTTAGGGGTAATGCGGTGACGGGTTTATTTATTGAAGCGGGGCCTGGGCCGATTACAATTAAAAATTCAATCATCACTCAAAATTACAGTATCGCCCCCAATTATTTACAAACCCCCGGCCTGTTTGGTTGGGCAGCCGAAAATGTCACCCTCGAAAACAACATCATTGCTGGTAACTTGGGAGCGCAAATCGGGGTTCGAGATTTATATGTTCGTAACATTGAAATTCCTGAAGAACAGAAAACAGTCACCTTTGTCTCTCGCAACTGGCGGCTGCAAAATAACTGGCTGATGGCGACCCAGGCCCAAGAGTCCTTAATTTCTACCCTCAATGCCGAGCCATTTTTAACTACAATTCAATCGGATGGAAACCATTGGTTTAGCTACGAGGAAAAATCCTTTCGCATCCAGGGGCAAGCTTTAACGTTTCCAGAATGGCAAGACCAAACCCAACAGGATCAAAAGTCTCGCTTCTTTAGTTTAGATGGGCCGGGCTAG